The sequence TGTGACACCAGAGACACTGTCCAGCTTGGGCATCTGGACTTCAGGGGTGACTGGGGTGTCACCTAGGTAGCAGGTGAAATAAATCACTCCAGGGCAACCTCACAAAACGCAATTTATGTAAATCTCTTTATTTCCTGCTTGTCTCAAAGAGACATGGATACACATAGGTGGATGCATTAATTTTAGGAACATGGTTGTGATAGGTCAGTGGTTAATGGCCTTTACCAAtcttaatgtttctatgattctatgagtggACATGGTGGTAATGGGTTGATAGCaggactagatgattttattggccttttccaaccttaattattttatgattctaatttATTGTACTACAAATGTGCCTTTCTGTGATAGGTGATTTTCTGATGCCAACTTTCTCATGCATGCATGAACTGACTGTGGTGCCATGTTTGACATCTAACCATAACCAATTTCCCTGCAGAACCATGAGACTATACGTTGTCTTCCTCCTGTCAGTGGTGAATGGAGGGATGTCCAATCATCAGCCTGCTGAGGGGATGCCCTGTGAAATGGTAAGGCCACCTCGAGATCTTGGATGAGGTTGCAACTCTCCATTACAGGTGCTGCCCAAATAATGATGCTCTCTGTGAAGAGAGTTCTGGGAAAAGGTTTTCCCTGTTGGCATAAATGGGCTTTGCTGGGTTAGTAGATGCACTGAGGCTGTTCTTGGGTTACGACCATTTCtcactgcagccacagcacatacaaggggaaaaaaggggaagagCATTGTCTGTTTTTTCTAAGAGGTAGTTGGTTGGAAGAAATTTGACCTGATTTCCCCAAGACTGAACAGGCATCCTGTGACTGAGGCAGAGAAGGAGCTTAGATATAAAATCCACTTCTTTATATCAGGCCTAAGTTCTCTGTGCTTCAAATAAAGCCTCTTCTGTGAAATACATCTACAGCAGCCCTTGTAATATCATTGTGACTGACCTCTGCCCTGACAAAGCATTGCTGTCAGGGGGTTACACCTGACTTCTAAAAAAAGTGACAGAGTCTCTGGCTCCCGTACAaaattttctccttgtttttttgCAGGCACCTGGTACAATATTATAAACGTTATTCATAGCTGAACTTTCTCCCTTCCCTATCCAAGTGCTGCTGACAGTAACAtgccatttaaaaatacttttttttttttttttttaaatgttaaagcTGTTCAGCACAAATCCTTGAGAATTTccaaaatagggaaaaaaaataatttgctagCTGTACACATCTCCCTTATGGGACTCATTCCATTCCTGCCCACCCTGCTGCATTGCTGTGCTTCCTGAATTCCAGAGAAATTAAGACCTAGTATATATAAAAAGATCTTGGGAAGGTGGCTGGATATCTCAGCTCATTGGCTGCCAAGGGAAGACTGATGAACCCACCATAAACATGACAGCTTGGGTCTCATGTGTCATAGTCACATGAATGCCAGGCGAGACATGCAATAATCTGAGCAGATTGCACTCCGTCCCATTTCTTGATGGGTCACAGATCAGGCTGATTGCTGAGAAGTAAACACATGCTTGTTTCCACCACTCCACTGTAAACTGCTTCCAACAGACCAATTGCACGGGCCAAAAATCCAAGGCTGTACGCAATGAGTCTGGGATAAATTCAGCTCTGGCCGCAGCTGGGGGTTGGGATGCTCATCTGTTATAAATTAACAGCTCAGCATTGTTAAAGTCAGTGGACCTTTGCCACTCTTCATTTGCTGAGCATTTCATCCAATGGAAGGAGGAGAGTGTAAACCTAAACACATTTCCATGAAGCATAAAGAGGTTCCTGGGCTTGCTGATGTGCCCACTGGGACTTCCACTTATTTCATAGAATGATTTTTTAtcacagcatcttttttttaCATGTTACCTTCCCTGCAGCGGCACCTTTAAGATAAGAAAGGCTCAGAATTAGAAAGTTTCATCCTGGGTCTCCTGGAAGAGGCATAACTCAGAGACCTGGGCATCTCATTGCTCATGTTCTTGTAGGTGCACTGATCTTGTAAGGCTTTAGGTGATAAAATGTCCCTTAAAGCCATTACCTTTCTACTGAGCTAGGTCAGAGCCAGCCGTCTGCTCCCTTACAAGACAAGAAGGTGCAGCTTCAATGTTAAAAGGTTCTTCCTAGCTCACATTGCCTACCAAGGAGAGGATTTTTCACAAGTTCTTCCTCCTAAAAAAAGATGTGCCTGCTAATTCACATTAAATGACAAAGGAGAATCTTCCAATAAAACatacaaaggaaaggaaaggttTTCACAAAATTTTGTATTACCTTGCATCAATGTCATACAACAATATATCGTACTGATTATCATGGGTTATCAGCCCACACGTGGTGCATATGCAAATTGCATTGTGTGGTGAAGCCTTTACCTGAACAGCACTTCTAAAGAACATACAAGGTGGCCCCACGTAGCTCCAGCCCAAATTCTTTGGCTCAAACACCCATGAGAAGATATGGAGGAACAAGGCCTTGGATACAGCTGCTTTGTTTGCAGGGCTGTCACTAAGATGGGTGACAACTTCCACCCAATGAAGTACTGGAGTCAGAATTCAAATGATGGTCAAGTTTTGAGTTGTTGAGGGTCATTTTTTAACCAGAAGACAAACATGAAATGGACCAAGTGTTCCACACTCCTCCCAATGGGCTTTAAATAATCCAGTGACAGCACCAACAGAGATGATTAAGTGGGAACATGAGACTGACATAAACTTCTCCAGCCAACTCATTGAACTACAGGGGGAGAAGGGAAGGTACACACTGAAACAGACACTGTTTGCTCAGTCTCATTGAGATGCACTTCATCTTTCCCTTCTGGTGCTGATGAGAATGAGATTCATGCAGTTTGAGCccagaagggagaaaagatgGAGTAGAACAGACTAGTTAAGAAATTCAGTGATGATCAAAATAGTGAAACCAATGAAAACCGAGAGGGGAAATGTTATAGGAACAAATGTCAGAACACTGTGAGGTACAGATTTTATCAGACTGTTTTATCACCTGGAGAGTTCAGTGCATGCAGATTAAAAGCCCAATCCTGCAAGATAAAGTGGTGAATTGGGACTGAGTTCTCCATCATGGCCTTCAATGAAAACCTGAATGGCATTGGTGGGCATTGGATGGTGCTGGTTACTCAGAGGGAGCAGAGTGTACTCAAAGTGTGTGATTTAatcccagaatcatagaatcatagaattgctcgggttggaaaagaccttcaagaccaTCAAATCCAACCCCAGATCATGAAAAATCAGATCTTTGGGAAGGTTATACCATGGGAACGACTGTGGAGAAGCCTGTGTATATTTGGCATTTAAATGAGTCTTACAATTCTCCGTCACATTTTTATGTGCTCTTTGAAACTCTCATCATGCAAAAGAGGGTCACAAAATACGGATTATTGCCCCACTTCTCCTAAGCAGATCTGTCACTTCATTCAACTAGAAGTTCACATGAAACAGATggtttataatatttttttaaattaatgtttctgTAATGTTGGAAAAGCTAATGCAGAGCTTTACGTCATGGAATCTGGATTCTTTTtcacagaagttaaaattcatcagattttttttttctttctgatctttCTACAAACAGTACATGACCCGGTCACCTATATACATTCATAACAAGAGTTTTCTTCCAGTAGATTAAATGCTGTCTAAGCCTTTTGCATTCCACTTCCTCCCACTGCTGTGTGTTCCCCATAATAACAAAATACAGCTTGACATTTATGCGAGGATGATTATCTCAGTGTTTTCAGGGTTCCTTATGAACACACATTCCAAATTTTCCTTTGGACATGGATTCAATCTTAGGTGCAATTAAACAGGCATGTGTTTAGGAGATGAATTTGatgaaattgaatttttctCCACCCTGTTGCTGAGAAGTGGGTGAAAAAAGTGTGCCTATCACCAcatgcctttttctcctcaaagCTGGCTTTCCATGATATGCCTTCCCTGCTGCATTCATAcaagcatagaatcattaagattagAAATGATCTCTAAATTCAACTAATCCAACTGTCCAGCAATACTGCCCACTGGTCATGTCTCTAAGTACCACATCTTCatgttcttgaacacctccagggatgctgacaaCATCaattccctgagcagcctgttccaatgcccaaccactctttcggagaagtttttcctaatgtccaacaCTATTATGTCCAGAATGGATGATGCATGGGGATGAAACATATGGATGGAACATAAGGCATGCTCCCCATGAGAGGAAATAGGAATTATTGCCTTAGGAAAAGGATTCCTATGCATAGCATAAACAGAAAGAGTTTGGAAGTTTGCATCAGTAGTACATGAATAGTTGAATGACTCAGTTTGTTAGGGGCACATTGCTTATCTAAGCCATGGCTCAAAAGGAAGGCAAAATCAAATATTTGAGGGGCATGACTAACAAAGAGAGAGCTTATGATTTGTACTATAACATCCTTATCTTCCATTCCCTGCTTTGGGAACTATACTGCCAACAGAGAGGAGCCCTTCTTAGTACCACTTCTTGCACGTAGAGTTTGCAGAATCCATTAGAGTGACTTAGAATAAAGCTGAGAAAGGCAAAGATCAGaagaaaagtgaggaaaaagtGCTTGATTACAatggaaatgaggaaaattaGAACTATTAAAATAAGCCTGGGAAAAAGGAGAATATGTAGTAGATAATATATATAGATACAACTCTACTAGTTTAAGTTAGATATATGAAATGAAAGGAGTGCTAACAGTTAGCTGCAAAGAAGCATTAGGATGATTGTGCTTGCTGTATGAATGTTCAAAGAAAATTATATGAGATGAACCTTACTGGTTAttgaatgttattttctttaaatttcacacaaatatgtttttcatCTGTCAGGTGACCtcccattttctctctttttttcttggcaggCAAACTTGCAGGCATTTTGCCACAACAAAGACCTTCACCAAATCCCTCGTGAGCTCCATCCAAATGTAAACAAGATAGATCTATCTGGAAATCTGATACAAAGCATCCCTGAAATGCCTTTACCCCTCTACTCTTCCCTCCAGTGCCTCGATTTAAGCTCCAACCAGATAAGCTTCATCACGCCTGGAGTCTTTGCACACATGACAAGTTTGCTGGAAATAAATTTAGCTAACAACAACTTGTATGAGCTTGCTCAGATTGGGACAGAAGGGATTGGACTTTTACCCAAGGTGGAGATACTGGACTTGTCTCACAACAGTCTCTACAATGGGATGgctgaatatttcattaaacGAGCTCCAGCACTGCGCTATCTTTCACTGGCAGGTAACAGTATTATAATGATATCACACAAGATGTTTCAGGGATCTCCCAGTCTTGTGGAGATAGATCTACAGAGTAATATCATCATGGAAATTGAAGAAGGTGCTTTTGAGACTCTACTGAATCTTTCCAGACTGAATCTCTCCATGAATTCAATTACTTGCATCTCTGATTTTAACCTCAGGCAGTTGGAGATACTTGACCTCAGCAGGAACAGCATTGAATCCTTCCATACCACAGCGTCAGATGACGAGTACAGCTTAAGATGCTTGGATCTGAGTGAAAACAAACTGCTTCGCTTCCCAGTCTTCCCTCAGGTGAACAAGCTGGTAACTCTGAATTTATCAAAGAATTTAATTCAGCTCACAGCTGAATCCTCTCATAATAAAATGGACTACATGGAGAATGAATGGTTAGATGCTCCTTTCCATCTTCTTGATCAGAAGCAAAGTAGAAACAAAAGTTCTCTTAATTTATCCCAACTTGTATACCTAGACTTAAGCTACAATGAAATCAAATCCATTCCGGATGAGTTCTTCGAATCGATGATGTCTCTTCACACCCTTAACCTCAGTAAAAACTGTCTACAGACTTTTGAAGTAACTTCTGACAGTACATTGGTCTCCTTATCTGTCCTCGATTTGAGCTACAACGCTTTGCAGAGCCTCCTCCTACATGCCGACACACTGTGGAATTTGAAGGAGCTCTATATTCAAAACAACCATCTTCAAATCCTCCAATTTGACATCTTTTCAAGACTTCCAAGCCTCAGATGGCTCAATCTACAGAGCAACAACATCACTCTTTGCAGCATGTACTCAGGATTAGCAAAGCAAAGACTTGCCGGAGAGGAAAATGGTTGCATATCATTTGTTGACGCTCCTGCTCTTCAGCACTTGTTTCTAGCTGACAACATGCTGAGCATCCTACCAGCACACACTTTCTTCAAGACTTCCCTGATTTTCTTGGATCTTTCCATGAACCCGGGGTTGACAATTGAAGTTAATGCGCTATCTGGACTGGAACAGTCACTTGAATACTTGCATTTACATGGCAATAGCCTGATAGAATTAAATATCGACTTGCCTTGTTTTAGTCACCTTAGACACTTAAACCTCTCTGAAAATCAGCTGAGTTGGCTGCCCAAGTGGGGCAGTGGCTCTCCACTGGAAGTTCTGGACCTACGGAACAATAGGTTTAGTACATTACAGAACAGCAATATTTTAGCATTAGAAAATTCTCTTAAAAACTTGTATCTCACTGGTAACCCACTCAACTGCTGTGGAAACATTTGGCTGTCATTGATGATCCAGAACAAAAACGTCCAGATCTCGAACATAGAGCATCTAACGTGCCAATACACCCAGAACTTCGGATACCAGGAAGAAGTGCACATTGGGAACATTAGACCAGAAGACTGTGAAAAAGAGGATCTAAAGAAAATCAACTTCCTTATTATATTAACAGTTGTGTTGGTTTTATCCGTGATCATCATCGCTGTGGGTTCGTTCTTTTGCTTTCGCAGGCAGAACTTCAGTCAACAGTTTAAAGCATAGCACAGAGATTGCCTTGAAAACCGAAGAAATCAGGTGCTACACTGCCGCCGTGTAGAAATGAAGAGTAAAATTCTTCTCCTTGACTTTTAACTGTGGATTTTAAGGCAGTTTCACAGCTCCCCTGAACTACCCCACTACAGGGTTGCAGGGAATTAAGGGAGAGTTTACcacattttgcatttgctttgttCACAAGCAGATCTGCCTAAATGTTCACAGAGTTGTAGTAGACTCTGTAAAGCCCTGTGGTTGTGAGGGAGGTGTGATTTAAACCAGACCTAAAGAAAAAGCCTTCTAAATCAGGAGACATTTCACTAAACTCAGAGATGCTTTGTTGATGTCGCCTCCATAGCAAGGcttcatatatacatatatatacatataacaCTACAGATATCCATAGTGTTATAGAAACCACTTTTTTTTATGCCAGTTGTTGATGACATCACCTGAATAGGAAAGCCCTTCTCAAAGTAGTTTAACTCTATGAGATGTTGCTCCTTACACTGagctttgtgtgtgttttttttcctctaaaaaaacCTTAGAAATGAGATTTCCTAAACgttaaaatgaaatcacaaaATCAGTAGGACAGCCCAAAACAGGATCTTTCTCTGTAACAAAAATCTCAGGTGTGAACCCAGACTTGCTCAGAAGGTCACAGGTCCACAGTTCAACTCAAAGAGGAGAAATTTGCCCCTCTCGTGCAATACATATTTAACTGGGTTTAATGTGAAGAAATTCATCTCTGAGGTGGACgctttctaaaagaaaagtCTAAGAGAGTGAATTTCAACCGGCTATCTTTGGACtgaaatgtttgtatttctaagGAAAACTGTTGGGAACTCACTGCATACAGTTGCATTTCAATGCAAAAAGATGATGATTATATATCGATTTTTAAAGGTCACAGGAGGCTAGATATGTTTTAAACACGAAAGCGTGAAACAAGATGCAGGGAACTGAGTTCTGGGCCATTATTCAGATCAGAGGTCCACTATCTTTCCCTACTGAAGACTGGTTGCTAGTAGAAGTCTGTAGATCTTCAATCTGTGATGGGTTTAATATGATCAACCTGTTGTGTTGCTAAAAGCAGACACTGACATATGTTATATCCTGTACTCTGATGGCAGATTCACccttttgaagtgaaaaaaaaaaaaagctttccaaCAGCAGGAACCTGACCTACCTATGGGACCCAATGGCTTTGAAAGGAGCCACAATGGGTTCTCTGTTAATTCCAGGAAATGTGCATTTCAGCACATAAGAGAAATAGAAGTCAAACCAAAACCTGTTCAGGTAAATAACTCAGAGTCAAATTGCTGCTCCACtacttttttcttcatgctAGTGAATGTCAAAATTAACACACTACAGAAGGATgtataattctatttttaaagcgGATGTGTAAGTAACCAGCTGGTCATTTCTGTTGTGGGATTTTGTACAATAAAAACACCTTTAAATTTTGTAAAATACACAGGGACGTGAATATATTAAAGCACCAGCTTGGAATACTCCATAGGCGAAAAGTTATGTCTTCCTATTCTTTCTATGGTGTTCAGACTTTAGGTCTATGACTTCCAGTCCCAGATGGGATATATCTTAGAGTACAGCCAATGAACGTAAAGCAGATCTGATGAAGATGTACACAAATGATGTTGGAATAATGATGTTGGCACAGCCAGTTGGCAGGACCATGCCACAATGGTCTAATATGtgaatcacaaaatcactgagtcacagaatcacaggctGGTTGAGGTTGGAGGTGCTCATCTGAGCTAATCCCCTTGTTCAAGAAGGGCCATCGAGAGCACATTACCAAGGACAATGCTCAAACGGTGAAAAGCCAATGagagccagcactgtgcattCTTTCAAGCTCTTACTCTTTTAGGAGAAAGTTTGCACAAGCAAGAATCCCTGGGCTTAGTTGGAAGCCCAGTGCTGAAGTCCTTGAGCTTTTCCTTTGATGTGAAAgcaagctgtgctgtgtgcccTGACATGGGCAATTTAGCCATATTCTGAGTTCATGCCTTTCTTATTGAGCACAGTAAGAGCACATCTGCTTCTGAGACACAGTCTTAGCTCGACTGCCACGACTGGAATTAGTTAATAACCTGACGACAGAGCCAAACCCATTTAATTAACAGTTttaacactgcttttttttggCTGTACCAAAAGGAAGTGCTTGTTATTACTAAACATCTGGGACCAATTAGGCTTCCATTGACTTCCATGGGAGCAGAAAAGCTTTCTCGAGGAATAGGCCCCAGGAGTAACATGCAGCATGGCTCATTTGGATTTCTCTGTTAGCAACATAAGCAAGTGAGAAATGACATGAGGCTGCTCATGCCAATTTGGTTATTTTAAATGGGATGAGGAGTGTGAGGGAAAGGAAATGTGAATAAAGGAGTTAGGAGAGGGAAAACAGGGAGAAATTGAAGAATTCAATGCTCTTATTCCTCAAAATAGGGGTTCAGATATCTTGAAGCTCAAACATTAAAGTATTTGTCCCTGCACCAAATCTAGCTATTACTCTTACGTTACACATCTTTCCACCATTTATCCATATTGTCTCAATAAGTCGGAAAGAAACAGGTAAGCTTTGATTTTGTAATCTCAGTTTACACCCTTATcgagtcatagaatcatagaacagcttgggttggaagggacctcaaggatcatgaagctccaaccccctaccacaggcagggccaccaacctccacatttaatactagaccaggctgcccagggccccatccagtctggccttgaacacctctagggacagagcacccacagcctctctgggcagctgttccagcatctcaccactctcttaaAGAGAATAAGAGGATAAAGAACAGATTCCTCTTATAGATTCCTCTTTCATAAAGTCCCCGCAACAACATCTGCTTATGCAAAGGGAGTTTGTGCTAACACAAGGAATGTCTCTCTGGGATTCTGGGATGTGTAGTACATAATGGAggatttatgaagaaaatgcaaCTATTTTTGCTGTTGCAAGCATCACACAATTTCCCCTCCGAGATTTTTTGGGGTAGGACAACAGATCTCCTTCACATATTTCCTATCACACAATTGCTACACATGAGACTCTAAGCGGTTCCTGTGATTTGTTCCCAAAATCGATTCTCTGCAGTGGGATCAGAGAGATGTAAAGCAATGGAGGCAATAGAGAACTCCCAGAGTGGGACACTGAAAGTTCAGCAAGCTGTGACTGTTTTGGTCACCATGGAAagatcactctttcagagaagaagttCATTTAATCTAAATTATCAGACTTCACTGAATGACCTTCTTCAATACAAATAGCTTGCAGTACCAGTGGCTGCAGATTTCTGTTTCATGCTTGTCTATGTGAAGCAGTTTGATCAAGATTTTCAGAAGTGACCAATGATTATTTCAGtcacttcaacattttcatcttGCACCTGGCCCATCCTGTAAGAAGCCCAGTTTTCCAAAAATCTGGGTCCTTCTCATGGCCAGACAGTGTTAAGaaaaggaggaatggttttaaactgaaagaggagatttaggttagatgtttggaagaatttttttactcagagagtggtgaagccctgacacaggctgctgtgggtgccccatccctggaggtgctcaaggccaggctggtttaagccctgggcagcctgagctggtgagtaGCAACTCTATCCATGGCAGGGGCAGTTGGAAACCCTCCAAactaagctattctatgataCCAACCCAACCATTATGTGTTTCTGCAATCTCTTCTCAAAAAACAGACCTTTCAATTATGTCTTACACATTCCCCAACAAGACTGAAACTGCAGAAGTTCATACATCTTCATTCACTTGAGAATCTCCTTGCTAATGCTAGTTGCCCACCATGTCAGTGTTATGAGTATTCGAAgagctgaaatacagcaaagctACTGACGAGTGGTTCCTCTGCCCTATGGTCTGCTCTCAGAAGGGCACGTTAAATACCCCGTCATTCACAGAGCAGTAATTCACCTAGCTTCACTTGGGTAAAAGATGAGGATTAACCacaaggaatgaagaaaaatgaacttgAGGGTCTGCAGCTTTCTGGCAGAGTCACAACTATCCAGCTGGAGCAGATTTTAGTCTCATAGGTCATGGCTTGGTGAGGGGCCAAGGAGAGTTGGccaagaaacagaaggaaatgggGATGAGAAGAGCTGAGAGCCATTGAGGAGGGAACAATGGGACAGGGAAAACTAAAAAAGTGTTGATGTAATACTctccaaaatgaaaagcatcCTAGAGAGCTGAAAGTAACTAGTTACCACTGCTCCCCAACTCACCAATGAGGTGAAactgaaacagaaggaaaagaaactgaataaGCAGATAAAAGCTTTCTAGGAAGGCTATCAAATTACACAACTTCTTTCACATGCAAAGGCGTTTCATGACCAATGCAACATGATACTAAACAAAATATTGGTAAATATAAGGGGACAGTCCTGCAATTTGGAGAGGGAGAATCACTTTTCTCCCatgatattttttcagttttgttgtgATGCAGGGCCAGGTTTGTTCCACAGATGTTCTCCTCCTGTTCTGTTACAGCGTTCATTACATCAAAGACATGCACTTTCCAGGTACAGAAGTGATATCCAGTGTTCCTTTGATATCACTACATTACCCAGGAGAGCAAATGAATTTTGCAATAGCAAACAGCAAAGGTGACATCAAGAAACATATCTTTATGAAGAAACATTCTGGAAggtgaaaacagaagagattaaTCTCTACTGTTTCTGACTTCTCCATAAAATAGGGTGGCGAGGAGAGTTTGGGGACCTGTCAACAAGaggagagaagaagggaaatcCATTTTCATGCAGGAAAGTCACCAAGGAGAAGAAGGTTTGCAACGGATGACTGAAGAGGATGCATGGGGTGAGGAGAACAGAAGGAGAATAAGCACAGCTAAATCAGGAATTTGGAAGAGGAACAAGGGTGGAATGGTTAGGACGAAATCATGAATAAATAGAAAGAGGAGGAATAAGGTCAGAATGAAAGACAAGCAAGCTGCATGCTTCTTTAGctaaatttctgtatttaagtTGTATTTTGTTACTGTGGGGTTGATGCTGGGAGAGTGGCATTATTTAAGCCCTTCATTTGTGGTCTGGGTGGTGGGACAGAGCCTTCACcatgtttgcagatgacaccaggTGAAGCAGTGGTTGATATGCTGGGACAGAGCTGCTATTCAAAGGGATATCCCACAGTAAAGGAATGATCCTACAgaaacttcatgaagttcagcaaagagTGAAGATCTGCACTTTGGACAGAATAAGCTTGTCTAGTCTGGGGACTACTTGACCATAGCTTTGCCAAAGTAACTTTGTTATAGAGGACCTGAGGGTACTGGTGGACAACAAGTTGTTCATGAATCAACATCATGCCTTAGTAAGAATGAAATCTAGCTGAATATTCAGCTACATTCACAAGATCTGAGTTGAGAAATCAATGTATGCTGTTTTTCCCCTCTACTTGGAACCTCTAACAGCACATCTGGATACTGTGTCCAGCTGTTGGCTTCCCAGTGCAGAAGAGACACGGATGAACAGGAGCATGTCCAGTGGGGCCACCAAGCTGGGGCTGGAGCATATGATATCTGAGGAAGAGACGGGAAGAACAAGATTTTTTCAGCTCAAGGAAGAGATCATGGGAGGAAATCTTTTGGCAATACTGGAAGTTAGAAAGAAGACAGATGGTAGTTAATACCTAACATTGGAGTTGATCTCGTTCTGATCTGGGAGATAGATTGGAGCCCTCCAGAGACCCCTTCTAACCTGAATTATTCTATGAGTctctgcaaaaaataaaaaaataattaaaaaaaaaaaggagaatgagTCATCTTTTTATGAATGGGTAGAGAAAATTCTGAAGATACCTCTTAGTGGTATCTACTTCAGCTGTAGAAGGGATTTGGCAGTTCAAGTGTCCTCAGAGTTGGTAAAAGTTGTTGAtattgatgtcagaggtgggTCTTCTGGGAAAACCACAGTCCAGCTACCTAGTTAGCTGAACCTTTCTTCCTCAGCTCACATGGTGATGCTTACATCTAGACACCCACATTGAAGTATCTTAAGCCTGAGCTAAAGGCTCAAGTCATTTGCATAAGGATATTGGCAGTAGGTTTAGTCTTTGGCAAGAAACTGGTGCCATTTAGGATGTTTCTGATGTTTGGGctacaaaaatacagaattttcagGTGCAAAGTAACATGCAGAGGAAACCTTGCTATTCCAGCTAGCCTCCAACTGGAGGCCACGTAGCATACCCCAGGGTATCTCAAAGGCCACCAAATATGTTTCTGGGCATCCAATCAAGCCCAGTTGCATAGAACAGTCCAAGTCTGTTGCATAAGAAGTCAGAATTAGTTTGA is a genomic window of Meleagris gallopavo isolate NT-WF06-2002-E0010 breed Aviagen turkey brand Nicholas breeding stock chromosome 1, Turkey_5.1, whole genome shotgun sequence containing:
- the LRRC32 gene encoding transforming growth factor beta activator LRRC32, which produces MRLYVVFLLSVVNGGMSNHQPAEGMPCEMANLQAFCHNKDLHQIPRELHPNVNKIDLSGNLIQSIPEMPLPLYSSLQCLDLSSNQISFITPGVFAHMTSLLEINLANNNLYELAQIGTEGIGLLPKVEILDLSHNSLYNGMAEYFIKRAPALRYLSLAGNSIIMISHKMFQGSPSLVEIDLQSNIIMEIEEGAFETLLNLSRLNLSMNSITCISDFNLRQLEILDLSRNSIESFHTTASDDEYSLRCLDLSENKLLRFPVFPQVNKLVTLNLSKNLIQLTAESSHNKMDYMENEWLDAPFHLLDQKQSRNKSSLNLSQLVYLDLSYNEIKSIPDEFFESMMSLHTLNLSKNCLQTFEVTSDSTLVSLSVLDLSYNALQSLLLHADTLWNLKELYIQNNHLQILQFDIFSRLPSLRWLNLQSNNITLCSMYSGLAKQRLAGEENGCISFVDAPALQHLFLADNMLSILPAHTFFKTSLIFLDLSMNPGLTIEVNALSGLEQSLEYLHLHGNSLIELNIDLPCFSHLRHLNLSENQLSWLPKWGSGSPLEVLDLRNNRFSTLQNSNILALENSLKNLYLTGNPLNCCGNIWLSLMIQNKNVQISNIEHLTCQYTQNFGYQEEVHIGNIRPEDCEKEDLKKINFLIILTVVLVLSVIIIAVGSFFCFRRQNFSQQFKA